In the Sphaerodactylus townsendi isolate TG3544 linkage group LG10, MPM_Stown_v2.3, whole genome shotgun sequence genome, one interval contains:
- the SPR gene encoding sepiapterin reductase isoform X1 produces the protein MAGGELGRGLCVVSGASRGLGRSVARAVAARLAPGSALLLVARSAAALGRLEGELAAAWGPALRLRALPADLATDAGLAAALHAARDLWPADAAPPDGGPPRRLLLLINNAATLGDISKAFVDFTSPAEVNSYLNLNVTSALCLTSSILKAFPAEPGLCRVVVNISSLCALKPFKTWALYCTGKAARDMMFQVLAAEEPDVRVLNYAPGPLDTDMQELARTKSGDPEMREQFLLMKQTGQLLDCDVSSQKLLTLLLEDTFESGAHIDFFDA, from the exons ATGGCCGGGGGGGAGCTGGGCCGGGGCCTGTGCGTGGTGAGCGGGGCGTCGCGGGGGCTGGGCCGGAGCGTGGCGCGGGCGGTGGCGGCGCGGCTGGCGCCCGGCTCGGCCCTGCTGCTGGTGGCGCGCTCGGCGGCGGCGCTGGGCCGGCTGGAGGGGGAGCTGGCCGCCGCCTGGGGCCCGGCCCTGCGCCTCCGCGCCCTGCCCGCCGACCTGGCCACCGACGCCGGCCTGGCCGCCGCCCTCCACGCCGCCCGGGACCTCTGGCCCGCCGACGCCGCCCCGCCCGACGGGGGCCCCCCGcgccgcctgctgctgctcatCAACAACGCCG caACTCTCGGTGATATTTCCAAAGCCTTTGTAGACTTCACCAGCCCAGCTGAAGTCAACAGCTACCTGAACCTCAACGTCACTTCGGCGCTGTGCCTGACGTCCTCCATCCTGAAGGCCTTTCCTGCAGAGCCGGGCTTGTGCCGGGTGGTGGTGAACATCTCCTCACTCTGCGCCCTGAAGCCCTTCAAGACGTGGGCCCTGTACTGCACCGGGAAGGCTGCTCGGGACATGATGTTCCAGGTTCTCGCAGCGGAAGAGCCGGACGTCAGAGTGCTGAACTACGCACCAG GCCCCCTGGACACCGACATGCAAGAATTGGCCCGCACCAAGTCTGGAGATCCGGAAATGCGGGAGCAGTTCCTGCTCATGAAGCAGACGGGGCAACTGCTGGACTGTGATGTTTCCTCTCAAAAGCTGCTGACCCTCCTTCTGGAGGACACGTTTGAGTCAGGGGCGCACATCGACTTCTTTGACGCCTGA